The following coding sequences are from one Solea solea chromosome 11, fSolSol10.1, whole genome shotgun sequence window:
- the ppdpfb gene encoding pancreatic progenitor cell differentiation and proliferation factor B produces MAAIPAGGSLVATTDYYRRRIGSTSSSSSCGSSEYSGEVIPHHPGLPKQDSGHWWSSFFFGKQPGMTPLTEEAQLKAGASGVVTNGQITCVAREMVVQRQVSETNDAGSPTSS; encoded by the exons ATGGCAGCTATTCCAGCAGGCGGTTCTCTTGTGGCAACCACTGACTACTACCGAA GGCGCATCGGCTCTAcatccagcagcagctcttgtgGCAGTTCGGAGTACAGTGGAGAGGTCATTCCTCACCACCCAG GTCTCCCCAAGCAGGATTCTGGCCATTGGTGGTCCAGTTTCTTCTTTGGGAAGCAGCCAGGGATGACCCCACTGACTGAGGAGGCACAGCTGAA ggcAGGGGCTTCAGGTGTTGTGACCAACGGTCAGATCACCTGCGTTGCCAGGGAGATGGTGGTGCAACGCCAGGTGAGTGAGACCAATGATGCAGGAAGCCCCACCTCTTCCTGA